The Oscillospiraceae bacterium genome contains a region encoding:
- the rpsK gene encoding 30S ribosomal protein S11, translating to MATKAAAKKGAVRTKRRERKNIERGAAHIQSTFNNTIVTITDTQGNTVSWASSGGLNFRGSRKSTPYAAQSAAETAAKAAMEHGMKSVEVYVKGPGSGREAAIRALQATGLEVNMIKDVTPIPHNGCRPPKRRRI from the coding sequence ATGGCAACCAAAGCTGCTGCTAAAAAGGGTGCCGTGCGCACCAAACGGCGCGAGCGCAAGAACATTGAGCGCGGCGCTGCGCACATTCAGAGCACCTTTAACAATACCATCGTAACCATCACCGACACGCAGGGCAACACCGTTTCCTGGGCCAGCTCGGGCGGTTTGAACTTCCGTGGTTCCCGCAAGAGCACTCCCTACGCCGCGCAGTCCGCCGCTGAGACCGCAGCCAAGGCCGCGATGGAACACGGCATGAAGAGCGTGGAAGTGTACGTAAAGGGCCCCGGTTCCGGCCGTGAAGCCGCGATCCGCGCGCTCCAGGCCACCGGCCTTGAGGTCAACATGATCAAGGACGTGACCCCCATCCCCCACAACGGCTGCCGCCCCCCGAAGCGCCGCCGCATCTGA
- the rplR gene encoding 50S ribosomal protein L18, translating into MVNKPDKNEARLRRHRRVRGKISGTAERPRLDVFRSSKHIYAQIIDDVAGVTLVSASSMEKGFEGFGGNIEAAGKVGKMIAEKALEKGIKTVVFDRGGFVYHGRVKALAEGAREGGLEL; encoded by the coding sequence ATGGTCAATAAACCTGACAAGAACGAAGCCCGGCTTCGTCGTCATCGCCGTGTGCGCGGCAAGATCAGCGGCACCGCTGAGCGCCCCCGCCTGGACGTGTTCCGCTCCTCCAAGCATATCTATGCCCAGATCATTGATGATGTGGCCGGCGTGACCCTGGTCAGCGCCTCCAGCATGGAAAAAGGCTTTGAGGGCTTTGGCGGCAACATTGAGGCTGCCGGCAAGGTGGGCAAAATGATTGCCGAGAAGGCCCTGGAGAAGGGCATCAAGACGGTCGTATTCGACCGCGGTGGCTTTGTTTATCACGGCCGCGTGAAAGCTTTGGCCGAGGGCGCCCGCGAGGGCGGCCTGGAGCTGTAA
- the rpsH gene encoding 30S ribosomal protein S8: MQITDPIADLLTRIRNASTAKHPSVDVPASNLKKAVCQILVDEGYIKSVQSIEDNKQGTLRLTLKYQENGAPVLAGLRRVSKPGLRIYTNCEDMPKVMKGLGTAIISTSQGVMTDKAARAAHVGGEVLAFVW, encoded by the coding sequence ATGCAAATCACCGATCCTATCGCGGACCTGCTTACCCGCATCCGCAATGCCAGCACTGCCAAACACCCTTCTGTAGACGTTCCCGCTTCCAACCTGAAGAAGGCGGTTTGCCAGATCCTGGTTGACGAGGGCTACATCAAGAGTGTGCAGTCGATCGAAGACAACAAGCAGGGCACCCTGCGCCTGACCCTGAAATATCAGGAGAACGGCGCGCCGGTCCTGGCCGGCCTGCGGCGCGTTTCCAAGCCCGGCCTGCGCATCTACACCAACTGCGAAGACATGCCCAAGGTCATGAAGGGCCTGGGCACCGCGATCATTTCCACCTCGCAGGGCGTTATGACCGACAAGGCCGCTCGTGCCGCTCACGTGGGCGGCGAAGTGCTCGCCTTTGTGTGGTAA
- the map gene encoding methionine aminopeptidase, with protein sequence MRRACEISAEALRLGGGAIEAGITTAEIDKIIFDFIKGQGARPNFKGLYGFPGTACISVNDEVIHGIPSKKKVIRPGDIVSIDTGAAWGGFNGDNACTFGCGKLDLEAQRLLEVTRESLHCGIRAAVCGARVGDISHAVQAYVEENGFSVVRSFVGHGVGKELHEDPEVPNFGAAGRGPRLVSGMTLAIEPMVNQKHYTVKTDADGWTVRTADGGLSAHFEHTVAITAAGPEVLTKAWEGAAWTL encoded by the coding sequence ATGCGCCGCGCCTGCGAGATCAGCGCCGAGGCGCTGCGGCTCGGCGGCGGCGCGATCGAGGCGGGGATTACCACCGCCGAGATCGACAAGATCATTTTCGACTTTATCAAAGGGCAGGGCGCCAGGCCCAACTTCAAGGGCCTGTACGGGTTCCCGGGCACCGCGTGCATCAGCGTGAACGACGAGGTGATCCACGGCATCCCCAGCAAAAAAAAGGTGATCCGGCCCGGCGATATCGTGAGCATCGACACAGGGGCTGCCTGGGGTGGCTTTAACGGCGACAACGCCTGCACCTTTGGGTGCGGCAAGCTGGACCTTGAGGCCCAGCGGCTGCTGGAGGTCACCCGCGAAAGCCTGCACTGCGGCATTCGGGCCGCGGTGTGCGGCGCGCGGGTGGGCGATATCAGCCACGCTGTGCAGGCCTATGTGGAGGAAAACGGTTTTTCTGTTGTTCGCAGCTTTGTGGGCCACGGCGTGGGCAAAGAGCTTCACGAGGACCCGGAGGTGCCGAATTTCGGCGCCGCAGGGCGCGGCCCGCGGCTGGTGAGCGGGATGACCCTGGCCATTGAACCGATGGTCAATCAGAAACACTACACGGTGAAAACCGACGCCGATGGATGGACGGTTCGCACGGCGGACGGCGGCCTTTCCGCTCATTTTGAGCACACGGTCGCCATTACCGCCGCAGGGCCCGAGGTCCTGACCAAAGCCTGGGAGGGTGCAGCATGGACTTTGTAA
- a CDS encoding ribosomal protein L14E (/ type), with amino-acid sequence MDFVKGRLVRSRAGRDKTRTFAVLAVEGQMLFLADGSLRRLERPKPKKIRHVAPTATVLQSESLANDKQLSEAIRAFDAAHPT; translated from the coding sequence ATGGACTTTGTAAAAGGCCGGCTGGTGCGCTCGCGGGCAGGCAGGGACAAGACCCGCACCTTCGCGGTGCTGGCCGTGGAAGGCCAGATGCTTTTTCTCGCAGACGGAAGCCTGCGCAGACTGGAGCGGCCAAAGCCCAAAAAGATAAGGCATGTGGCCCCCACCGCCACCGTCCTGCAAAGCGAAAGCCTTGCAAACGACAAACAGCTCAGTGAGGCGATCCGCGCCTTTGACGCGGCTCACCCCACTTAA
- the infA gene encoding translation initiation factor IF-1, whose amino-acid sequence MSKEDVIEVEGVVIEALPNATFRVELANGHRLLAHISGKLRTNFIRILPGDKVTLEMSPYDLTKGRITWRSK is encoded by the coding sequence TTGTCCAAAGAAGACGTTATTGAAGTTGAGGGCGTGGTCATAGAAGCCCTGCCCAATGCCACCTTCCGGGTGGAGCTGGCAAACGGCCATCGGTTGCTGGCACATATCTCCGGCAAGCTGCGGACCAATTTCATCCGCATCCTGCCCGGGGACAAGGTCACACTGGAAATGTCGCCCTATGATCTCACAAAGGGCCGCATCACCTGGCGCTCGAAATAA
- the rpsM gene encoding 30S ribosomal protein S13, with amino-acid sequence MARIAGVDLPREKRVEVGLTYIYGIGPSTAKKILAGTKIDPDTRVKDLTNEQEGLIREYIDKNNVIVEGDLRRNVALDIKRLVEVQCYRGVRHRKGLPVRGQRTKTNARTRKGPKRTVANKKK; translated from the coding sequence ATGGCACGTATTGCCGGCGTTGACCTGCCCCGCGAAAAGCGCGTGGAAGTAGGCCTGACTTATATCTATGGCATCGGTCCCAGCACCGCCAAGAAGATCCTGGCTGGTACCAAGATCGATCCCGACACCCGCGTAAAAGACCTGACCAACGAGCAGGAAGGCCTGATCCGCGAATATATCGACAAGAACAACGTCATCGTGGAGGGCGATCTGCGCCGCAACGTGGCGCTGGACATTAAGCGCCTGGTGGAGGTGCAGTGCTACCGCGGCGTGCGCCATCGCAAGGGTTTGCCCGTGCGCGGCCAGCGCACCAAGACCAACGCCCGTACCCGCAAGGGCCCGAAGCGCACCGTGGCGAACAAGAAGAAGTAA
- the rpsQ gene encoding 30S ribosomal protein S17 has translation MERNLRKTRVGTVVSDKMDKTVVVAVKDSVQHPLYKKILKRTVKFKAHDENNECGTGDRVKIMETRPLSKDKRWRVVEILEKAK, from the coding sequence ATGGAACGCAATTTGAGAAAGACCCGTGTGGGCACCGTTGTGTCCGACAAGATGGATAAGACCGTCGTCGTTGCCGTGAAGGACAGCGTGCAGCACCCCCTCTACAAGAAGATCCTGAAGCGCACTGTGAAGTTCAAGGCCCACGACGAAAACAACGAGTGCGGCACTGGCGACCGTGTGAAGATCATGGAGACCCGCCCCCTGTCCAAGGATAAGCGCTGGCGCGTGGTCGAAATTCTGGAAAAGGCGAAATAA
- the rplN gene encoding 50S ribosomal protein L14, translated as MVQMQTYLKVADNTGAKELMCIRVLGGSRKRYANIGDVVVASVKKAAPGGTVKKGDVVKAVIVRSKHGLRREDGSYIRFDENAAVLIREDKNPRGTRIFGPVARELRENGYLKILSLAPESL; from the coding sequence ATGGTTCAGATGCAAACTTATCTCAAAGTAGCCGACAACACCGGTGCCAAAGAGTTAATGTGCATTCGTGTGCTGGGCGGTTCGCGCAAGAGATATGCGAACATCGGCGACGTTGTGGTGGCTTCCGTTAAAAAGGCGGCCCCCGGCGGTACCGTGAAAAAAGGCGACGTGGTCAAGGCTGTGATCGTTCGCAGCAAGCATGGCCTGCGCCGTGAGGACGGCAGCTACATCCGGTTCGACGAGAACGCGGCGGTGCTGATCCGTGAAGACAAGAACCCGAGAGGCACCCGTATCTTTGGACCCGTGGCCCGCGAACTGCGCGAGAACGGTTACCTGAAGATCTTGAGCCTGGCTCCGGAATCGCTGTAA
- a CDS encoding 50S ribosomal protein L15: protein MKLHELKPAEGSTTAAKRKGRGHGSGNGKTAGYGHKGQKARSGVKKAGFEGGQMPLQRRLPKRGFNNIFATEYATVKVSDLEARFEAGAVVDTKALVEAGLIKKSLDGVKVLGNGELTKALTVQVAAFTASAKEKIEKAGGKAEVI from the coding sequence TTGAAGCTTCATGAATTAAAGCCCGCAGAGGGTTCTACCACCGCTGCGAAACGCAAGGGCCGCGGCCACGGCAGCGGAAACGGCAAGACCGCCGGTTACGGCCACAAGGGCCAGAAAGCGCGTTCGGGCGTGAAAAAGGCCGGGTTCGAAGGCGGCCAGATGCCCCTTCAGCGCCGCCTGCCCAAGCGCGGTTTCAACAACATTTTCGCCACCGAGTATGCTACCGTTAAGGTGAGCGACCTGGAGGCAAGGTTCGAGGCCGGCGCAGTGGTGGATACCAAGGCCCTGGTCGAGGCCGGTCTGATCAAAAAAAGCCTGGACGGCGTGAAGGTCCTGGGCAACGGCGAGCTGACCAAAGCCCTGACCGTGCAGGTGGCCGCCTTTACTGCTTCCGCCAAAGAGAAAATCGAAAAGGCGGGCGGAAAGGCAGAGGTGATCTAA
- a CDS encoding 50S ribosomal protein L5, translated as MARLKEKYVSEVAPALMSKFGYKSVMQIPKLDKVIVNVGCGEAKDNQKMIEAILGDIAQVTGQKPIVCKAKKSVANFKLREGMPVGVKVTLRGERMYEFVDRLFSVALPRVRDFRGINGNSFDGRGNYALGIKEQLIFPEIDYDKIDAVRGMDIAFVTTAKTDEEAKALLAAMGAPFAN; from the coding sequence ATGGCACGTTTGAAAGAAAAGTATGTCAGCGAGGTTGCTCCCGCCCTCATGAGCAAGTTTGGCTACAAGAGCGTTATGCAGATCCCCAAGCTCGATAAGGTTATCGTGAACGTGGGCTGCGGCGAAGCCAAGGACAACCAAAAAATGATCGAGGCCATTCTGGGCGACATTGCCCAGGTCACCGGCCAGAAGCCCATCGTGTGCAAGGCCAAAAAGAGCGTGGCGAACTTCAAGCTGCGCGAGGGCATGCCCGTGGGCGTGAAGGTCACCCTGCGCGGCGAGCGCATGTACGAGTTCGTGGACCGGCTGTTCAGCGTGGCCCTGCCCCGCGTGCGCGACTTCCGCGGAATCAACGGCAACTCCTTCGATGGCCGCGGCAACTACGCCCTGGGCATCAAAGAGCAGCTGATCTTCCCCGAGATCGACTACGACAAGATCGACGCCGTGCGCGGTATGGACATCGCTTTTGTGACCACCGCCAAAACCGACGAAGAGGCCAAGGCCCTGCTTGCGGCCATGGGCGCTCCGTTCGCTAACTAA
- the rplX gene encoding 50S ribosomal protein L24: protein MNNLHVKTGDNVMIISGKDKGKTGKVLAVSPKEGKVIIEGLNMVTKHVKPRRQGEQGGIVKAEGAIYACKVMPVCPKCGKATRVAHTVKEGKNVRVCRKCGAEL from the coding sequence ATGAACAATCTTCATGTTAAAACCGGCGACAACGTTATGATCATCAGCGGCAAGGACAAGGGCAAGACCGGTAAGGTGTTGGCTGTGAGCCCCAAAGAGGGCAAGGTCATCATCGAGGGTCTGAACATGGTCACCAAGCACGTGAAACCCCGCCGTCAGGGCGAACAGGGCGGTATCGTGAAGGCCGAGGGTGCGATCTACGCCTGCAAAGTTATGCCGGTTTGCCCCAAGTGCGGCAAGGCCACCCGCGTGGCCCACACCGTGAAGGAAGGCAAAAATGTGCGCGTGTGCCGCAAATGCGGCGCCGAGCTGTGA
- the rpoA gene encoding DNA-directed RNA polymerase subunit alpha — protein sequence MMEIERPRIDTTSLSPDGRYGKFVVEPLERGFGTTLGNSLRRVLLSSLPGVAVTSVKIDGVVHEFSTVPGVKEDVTEIVLNLKGVAAKLYADGPVTVRIEAAGEGEVTAGSIKPSDEIEVLNPEWHIATLEEGGKLVMELTFDKGRGYVPAERNKQLMQEKNDLNVLPIDSIYTPVLKVNYTVENTRVGQITDYDKLTIEVWTDGTINAKEAVSLAARVLTEHLNLFVNLSEEAMGAEIMVEKDDKGKEKALEMTIEELDLSVRSFNCLKRAGINTVEDLINKSEDEMMKVRNLGRKSLEEVMAKLDSLGFTLTKDDE from the coding sequence ATGATGGAGATCGAACGCCCCAGAATTGATACCACCAGCCTGTCGCCGGACGGCCGCTACGGCAAATTCGTCGTGGAGCCCCTGGAGCGCGGTTTTGGTACCACCTTGGGCAACAGCTTACGGCGTGTCCTGCTTTCGTCGCTTCCCGGCGTTGCCGTCACCAGCGTAAAGATCGATGGCGTGGTCCACGAGTTCAGCACCGTTCCGGGCGTTAAGGAAGACGTGACCGAGATCGTGCTGAACCTCAAGGGCGTTGCCGCCAAGCTCTACGCCGACGGCCCTGTCACCGTTCGCATTGAAGCGGCCGGTGAGGGCGAAGTTACTGCTGGCAGCATCAAGCCCAGCGATGAGATCGAAGTGCTGAACCCCGAGTGGCATATCGCCACCCTGGAAGAAGGCGGCAAGCTCGTGATGGAGCTCACCTTCGACAAGGGCCGCGGCTACGTGCCCGCAGAGCGCAACAAGCAGCTCATGCAGGAGAAAAACGACCTGAATGTGCTGCCCATCGACAGCATCTATACGCCTGTTTTGAAGGTCAACTACACGGTGGAGAACACCCGCGTTGGCCAGATCACCGACTACGACAAGCTCACCATCGAGGTGTGGACCGACGGCACCATCAATGCCAAGGAAGCCGTGAGCCTTGCGGCACGCGTGCTGACCGAGCATCTGAACCTGTTCGTCAACCTGTCGGAGGAGGCAATGGGCGCCGAGATCATGGTGGAGAAGGACGACAAGGGCAAGGAAAAGGCCCTGGAAATGACCATTGAAGAGCTGGATCTCTCGGTGCGTTCCTTCAACTGCCTGAAGCGCGCGGGCATCAATACCGTGGAAGACTTGATCAATAAGTCCGAGGACGAGATGATGAAAGTCCGCAACCTCGGCCGCAAGAGCCTGGAAGAGGTCATGGCAAAG
- the rpsE gene encoding 30S ribosomal protein S5, with amino-acid sequence MERRNREVDDGMIEKVVAINRVSKTVKGGRVMKFSALVVVGDGKGTIGFGMGKAGEVPEAIRKGIENAKKNMHKIAMRGTTIPHEIVGEFGAGRILMRPAAPGTGVIAGGPVRAVLEAAGIKDIRTKCLRSNNPCNVVTATFNGLCSLVSAEEVAAKRGKTVKEILG; translated from the coding sequence ATGGAAAGAAGAAATCGTGAAGTGGACGACGGCATGATCGAGAAGGTCGTCGCCATCAACCGCGTATCCAAAACCGTTAAGGGCGGCCGCGTGATGAAGTTCAGCGCTCTGGTTGTCGTGGGTGACGGCAAGGGCACCATCGGTTTTGGCATGGGCAAGGCGGGCGAGGTTCCCGAGGCGATCCGCAAGGGCATCGAGAACGCCAAAAAGAACATGCACAAGATCGCCATGCGGGGCACCACCATTCCCCACGAGATCGTGGGCGAGTTCGGCGCGGGCCGCATTCTGATGCGCCCCGCGGCCCCCGGTACCGGCGTGATCGCCGGCGGCCCCGTGCGTGCGGTGCTGGAAGCCGCCGGCATTAAGGACATCCGTACCAAGTGCCTGCGCTCCAACAACCCCTGCAACGTGGTCACCGCCACCTTCAACGGCCTGTGCAGCCTGGTCAGCGCCGAGGAAGTGGCTGCCAAGCGCGGCAAGACCGTGAAGGAAATCTTAGGTTAA
- the rpsD gene encoding 30S ribosomal protein S4 — protein MARYTGAVCRQCRREGQKLFLKGERCYSDKCAFARRSTVPGQHGPNQMRKKVSEYGLQLRAKQKAKRYYGVLESQFAHYFDMAERKSGITGENLLRILESRLDNVVYRAGFAMSRKEARQLVLHRHFTVNGQLVNIPSYLLKAGDKVEIKTTDCGKLKECVEKNASRPTPSWMTKDTEKMSVIVDRLPDRADIDFDVAEHLIVELYSK, from the coding sequence ATGGCAAGATATACAGGCGCAGTGTGCCGTCAGTGCCGCCGCGAAGGTCAGAAACTGTTTTTGAAAGGCGAGCGCTGCTACTCTGACAAGTGCGCGTTTGCGCGCCGCAGCACCGTACCCGGCCAGCACGGCCCCAACCAGATGCGCAAGAAGGTCAGCGAGTATGGCCTGCAGCTGCGCGCAAAGCAGAAGGCAAAACGCTACTACGGCGTGCTGGAGAGCCAGTTCGCCCACTATTTCGACATGGCCGAGCGCAAGAGCGGCATCACCGGTGAAAACCTGCTGCGCATCCTGGAGAGCCGGCTGGACAACGTGGTGTACCGCGCGGGCTTTGCCATGAGCCGCAAGGAGGCCCGCCAGCTGGTGCTGCACCGCCACTTCACCGTGAATGGCCAGCTGGTGAACATCCCCTCCTACCTGCTCAAGGCCGGCGACAAGGTGGAGATCAAGACCACCGACTGCGGCAAGCTGAAGGAGTGCGTTGAAAAGAACGCCTCCCGCCCCACCCCCTCCTGGATGACCAAGGACACCGAGAAGATGAGCGTGATTGTGGACCGGCTGCCGGACCGCGCCGACATCGACTTCGACGTGGCCGAGCACCTGATCGTTGAGTTGTACTCCAAGTAA
- a CDS encoding 30S ribosomal protein S14, with the protein MAKTSMKIKQQQEPKFSTRGYNRCKICGRPHAYLRKYGVCRICFRELAYKGEIPGVKKASW; encoded by the coding sequence TTGGCAAAGACTTCTATGAAGATCAAGCAGCAGCAGGAGCCCAAGTTCTCTACCCGCGGCTACAACCGCTGCAAGATCTGCGGCCGCCCCCACGCCTACCTGCGCAAGTACGGTGTGTGCCGTATCTGCTTCCGTGAACTGGCCTATAAGGGCGAGATCCCCGGCGTGAAGAAGGCATCCTGGTAA
- the rpmC gene encoding 50S ribosomal protein L29 — translation MKAADLREMSAKELNEKLVELKQELFNLRFQHAINQLDNPGRIATVKRDIARVMTVLAENEKA, via the coding sequence ATGAAAGCTGCCGATCTGCGCGAAATGAGCGCAAAAGAGCTGAACGAAAAGCTGGTCGAGCTGAAGCAGGAGCTGTTCAACCTTCGCTTCCAGCACGCCATCAACCAACTGGACAACCCCGGCCGCATCGCAACGGTGAAAAGGGACATCGCCCGTGTGATGACTGTCCTGGCCGAGAACGAGAAAGCGTGA
- the rplF gene encoding 50S ribosomal protein L6, with product MSRIGRKPIVIPAGVEVTIKDNVVTVKGPKGTLNSKIHPMMIVKIEGGEVLVTRPNDEKEARSLHGLTRTNISNMVEGVVNGFEKKLEVQGVGYRVAKQGKSLVMNLGFSHQVIVDETDEIKIEAPDANTIIIKGIDKQKVGQFAAEVREKRPPEPYKGKGIRYAGEHIIRKEGKAGKGK from the coding sequence ATGTCGAGAATTGGAAGAAAACCCATCGTCATTCCTGCGGGCGTCGAAGTTACCATAAAGGATAACGTCGTGACCGTGAAGGGCCCCAAGGGCACCCTGAATTCCAAGATCCACCCCATGATGATCGTGAAGATCGAGGGTGGTGAAGTGCTGGTGACCCGCCCCAATGACGAGAAAGAGGCCCGCAGCCTGCACGGCCTGACCCGCACCAACATCAGCAATATGGTGGAGGGCGTTGTGAACGGCTTTGAGAAAAAGCTGGAAGTGCAGGGCGTGGGCTACCGTGTGGCTAAGCAGGGCAAGAGCCTGGTGATGAACCTGGGCTTTTCCCACCAGGTGATCGTGGACGAGACCGACGAGATCAAGATCGAAGCTCCCGACGCCAACACCATCATCATCAAGGGCATCGACAAGCAGAAGGTCGGCCAGTTCGCGGCTGAAGTCCGCGAGAAGCGCCCCCCCGAACCCTACAAGGGCAAGGGCATCCGCTATGCTGGTGAGCACATCATCCGCAAAGAGGGCAAGGCCGGCAAAGGCAAATAA
- a CDS encoding adenylate kinase encodes MNLILLGAPGAGKGTQAEVVCDKLNIPAISTGNILRAAVKNGTEMGLKAKEYIENGSLVPDPVIIGIIKERLTEPDCAGGFILDGVPRTVAQAEALEQMGVVIDKVVDLEVADEVIMKRLSGRRVCSACGASYHVEHKPSREPDRCDRCGGALIARKDDEPETVRDRLRTYHELTEPLIEFYRQRGKLVVVEGQDDIADTTALLLKALEA; translated from the coding sequence ATGAATCTGATCCTGTTGGGCGCTCCGGGCGCCGGCAAAGGGACCCAGGCGGAAGTGGTTTGCGACAAGCTGAACATTCCGGCCATCAGCACCGGGAATATCCTGCGCGCCGCAGTAAAAAACGGAACTGAAATGGGCTTGAAAGCCAAGGAATACATCGAAAACGGCTCGCTTGTCCCCGACCCCGTCATCATCGGCATCATCAAAGAGCGGCTGACCGAGCCCGACTGTGCCGGCGGCTTTATCCTGGACGGCGTGCCCCGCACGGTGGCCCAGGCCGAGGCGCTGGAGCAGATGGGGGTGGTCATCGACAAGGTGGTGGATCTTGAGGTGGCGGACGAGGTGATCATGAAACGCCTTTCCGGCCGGCGGGTCTGCTCGGCGTGCGGGGCTTCCTACCATGTGGAGCACAAGCCCAGCCGCGAGCCGGACCGCTGCGACCGGTGCGGCGGCGCGCTGATCGCCCGCAAGGACGACGAGCCTGAAACGGTGAGGGACCGGCTGCGCACCTATCACGAGCTCACCGAACCGCTGATCGAGTTTTATCGCCAGCGGGGTAAGCTGGTGGTGGTGGAAGGCCAGGACGACATCGCCGATACCACCGCGCTGCTGTTGAAGGCATTGGAGGCTTGA
- the secY gene encoding protein translocase subunit SecY codes for MFDTFRNAWKIPELRKKILYTLMVIVIFRLGCVITVPYINADALTLFASGTGNMLDYLNMMSGGALSQCAIFALGVGPYINASIIMQLLTVAIPALERLSKEGEDGRRKLTRITRYVGGGIALAMAIGYYLIIRNNYGAVAYTTGWQGWFAAVVIVLTFTAGAQFITWLGEQIDAKGIGNGVSLLIFAGIISRWSSVITAVKSLLTRAASGEPQIYAFLPLFLVLALVVVVFVVILTNAERRIPVQYAKRVVGRKMYGGQASHIPLKVNMSGVMPIIFASALVSIPNMIGSFINFDAAAHPFWASFFQVFNYRSFLYAVIYLLLIVAFNYFYVAIQYNPVEIANNLRKNNGAIPGIRPGKPTSDFITKSLSKITFIGAMFLGVVAILPIILGNVTGTNIQLGGTSLLIVVGVALDTGRSMESYMLMRHHKGFLE; via the coding sequence GTGTTCGATACATTCCGCAATGCGTGGAAGATCCCCGAACTGCGTAAGAAGATCCTGTACACCCTGATGGTCATCGTTATTTTCCGTCTGGGCTGCGTTATCACCGTGCCCTACATCAATGCGGATGCGCTCACCCTGTTCGCTTCCGGGACCGGCAACATGCTGGATTACCTGAACATGATGAGCGGCGGCGCGCTCAGCCAGTGCGCCATCTTTGCTTTGGGCGTTGGTCCCTACATCAACGCCTCCATCATCATGCAGCTGCTCACCGTGGCCATTCCGGCACTGGAGCGCCTGTCCAAGGAGGGCGAGGACGGCCGGCGCAAGCTGACCCGCATCACCCGCTATGTGGGCGGCGGCATTGCCCTGGCCATGGCCATCGGCTACTACCTCATCATCCGCAACAACTACGGCGCGGTTGCTTACACCACCGGCTGGCAGGGCTGGTTTGCGGCGGTGGTCATTGTGCTGACCTTTACCGCAGGCGCGCAGTTCATTACCTGGCTGGGCGAGCAGATCGACGCCAAGGGCATCGGCAACGGCGTGTCGCTGCTGATCTTTGCGGGCATTATCTCCCGCTGGAGCAGCGTGATCACCGCCGTGAAGAGCCTGCTGACCCGGGCGGCTTCCGGCGAGCCCCAGATCTACGCGTTCCTGCCCCTGTTCCTGGTGCTGGCGCTGGTGGTGGTGGTGTTCGTGGTCATTCTGACCAATGCCGAGCGCCGCATCCCGGTGCAGTACGCAAAACGGGTGGTGGGCCGCAAGATGTACGGCGGCCAGGCCAGCCACATTCCCCTGAAGGTGAACATGAGTGGCGTTATGCCCATCATTTTTGCCAGCGCGCTGGTCAGCATCCCCAACATGATCGGCAGCTTTATCAACTTTGACGCGGCGGCGCACCCGTTCTGGGCATCCTTTTTCCAGGTGTTCAACTACCGGAGCTTTTTGTACGCCGTGATCTACCTGCTGCTGATCGTTGCGTTCAACTATTTCTATGTGGCGATCCAGTATAACCCCGTGGAAATCGCCAACAATCTGCGCAAAAACAACGGCGCGATCCCCGGCATCCGGCCGGGCAAGCCCACCAGCGACTTCATTACCAAGAGCCTGTCCAAGATCACCTTTATCGGGGCGATGTTCCTGGGCGTCGTGGCCATTCTGCCCATCATTCTGGGCAATGTGACCGGCACGAACATCCAGCTGGGCGGCACGAGCCTGCTGATCGTTGTGGGCGTGGCCCTGGATACTGGCCGCAGCATGGAAAGCTATATGCTGATGCGCCATCACAAGGGCTTCCTGGAATAA